Proteins found in one Rhodobacter capsulatus SB 1003 genomic segment:
- a CDS encoding DMT family transporter: MTSISEKNQPVEGVLWMLATGIAFVFVNGIVRYLGTALPAAESAFIRFAWGLLFLAPSLLPLLRSGISPGLFKLFALRGALHTIAVMLWFYAMARITISEVTAIGYLNPIIVTLGAGLFFGEGFRPARMAAIGLAMLGALVVLRPGLRELSPGHLAQLGAAFGFGLSYLVMKRLTQLAPASTVVAVMALSVTIGLAPFALAVWQPVSLSQLLWLGAVAVFATAGHYCMTRAFACAPMTVTQPVTFLQLVWATALGWSVFGEAVDPWVILGGAIILAAVVFLTWRESRGQPSQGRI; this comes from the coding sequence ATGACGTCGATCTCCGAGAAGAACCAACCCGTCGAGGGCGTGCTGTGGATGCTGGCCACGGGCATCGCCTTCGTCTTCGTCAACGGCATCGTGCGTTATCTGGGCACGGCGTTGCCCGCCGCCGAATCCGCCTTCATCCGCTTCGCCTGGGGGCTGCTGTTTCTGGCGCCCTCGTTGCTGCCCTTGTTGCGTTCGGGGATTTCGCCCGGCCTTTTCAAGCTTTTCGCGCTGCGCGGCGCGCTGCATACCATCGCCGTGATGCTGTGGTTCTACGCGATGGCGCGGATCACCATCTCCGAGGTGACCGCGATCGGCTATCTGAACCCGATCATCGTCACCCTGGGCGCGGGTCTGTTCTTCGGCGAGGGCTTCCGCCCGGCGCGGATGGCGGCGATTGGCCTGGCGATGCTTGGCGCGCTGGTGGTGCTGCGCCCGGGGCTGCGCGAGCTGTCGCCCGGCCATCTCGCGCAGCTTGGCGCGGCCTTCGGGTTCGGGCTGTCCTATCTGGTGATGAAGCGGCTGACGCAGCTTGCCCCGGCCTCGACCGTGGTGGCGGTGATGGCGCTGTCGGTGACGATCGGCCTTGCGCCCTTTGCGCTGGCGGTCTGGCAGCCGGTCAGCCTTTCGCAGCTGCTCTGGCTGGGGGCGGTCGCCGTCTTTGCGACGGCGGGGCATTACTGCATGACCCGCGCCTTTGCCTGCGCGCCGATGACGGTGACGCAGCCGGTGACCTTTCTGCAGCTGGTCTGGGCGACAGCTCTCGGCTGGTCGGTCTTTGGCGAGGCGGTCGACCCCTGGGTGATCCTGGGCGGGGCCATCATCCTGGCGGCAGTCGTGTTCCTGACCTGGCGCGAGTCGCGTGGGCAGCCGTCGCAAGGGCGTATTTGA
- a CDS encoding nitrous oxide reductase accessory protein NosL produces MCNLSRRTALGLLAGVSALALCLPQAARADATRLDLPKPGPRDTCPVCGMFVARYPDWIATVVFADGAAFHFDGPKDFFKFVAEVPKYAAGRRRDQITAMGVTDYYGLRPIAAETALYAVGSDVLGPMGHEFVPLASEAEAADFMRDHAGKRLLRFADIPADLPAKLDEGRFE; encoded by the coding sequence ATGTGCAACCTTTCCCGCCGCACCGCGCTTGGCCTGCTGGCAGGCGTCTCGGCGCTTGCCCTTTGCCTGCCGCAGGCCGCCCGCGCGGATGCGACGCGCCTCGATCTGCCCAAACCCGGGCCGCGCGACACCTGTCCGGTCTGCGGCATGTTCGTCGCGCGCTATCCCGACTGGATCGCGACGGTGGTCTTTGCCGATGGCGCAGCCTTTCATTTCGACGGCCCGAAGGACTTCTTCAAATTCGTGGCCGAGGTGCCGAAATACGCCGCCGGGCGCCGTCGCGATCAGATCACCGCGATGGGGGTGACCGACTATTACGGCCTGCGCCCGATCGCGGCCGAGACGGCGCTTTACGCGGTCGGCTCGGATGTTCTGGGGCCGATGGGGCATGAGTTCGTGCCCCTGGCCAGCGAGGCCGAGGCGGCCGATTTCATGCGCGATCACGCGGGCAAGCGCCTGCTGCGCTTTGCCGACATCCCCGCGGACCTGCCCGCGAAGCTGGACGAGGGCCGGTTCGAATGA
- the choV gene encoding choline ABC transporter ATP-binding protein: MRHATMITDPKLTAGVAVRFDNVSIVFGDHPDRALPLMDQGMSRAEIQARTGQVLGVHDCSLSVAEGEILVLMGLSGSGKSTLLRAVNGLNPVCRGKVEVCDGNGLVDVTHADPQTLRRIRQTRVAMVFQQFGLLPWRTVRENVGLGLELSGMGKAERRDRVDAQLKLVNLTDWAERKVGELSGGMQQRVGLARAFATEAPILLMDEPFSALDPLIRAKLQDELLELQSTLKRTIVFVSHDLDEAFKLGNRIALMEGGRLVQMGTAREIIANPVDEYVAEFVAHMNPLGVLTAEDMAEPGAAEGTPIAPETPVIKVMELLKTVPAVALTDGRRITREGVIARLIDPRGTAAKG, encoded by the coding sequence ATGAGACATGCGACCATGATCACCGATCCGAAGCTGACCGCGGGCGTCGCGGTGCGGTTCGACAATGTCTCGATCGTCTTTGGCGATCACCCGGACCGCGCCCTGCCGCTGATGGACCAAGGCATGTCGCGCGCCGAGATCCAGGCTCGCACGGGTCAGGTTCTGGGGGTGCATGACTGCTCGCTCTCGGTGGCCGAGGGCGAAATCCTGGTGCTGATGGGCCTTTCGGGCTCGGGCAAATCGACGCTTCTGCGCGCGGTGAACGGGCTCAACCCGGTCTGCCGCGGCAAGGTCGAGGTCTGCGACGGCAACGGGCTTGTCGATGTCACCCATGCCGATCCGCAGACCCTGCGCCGGATCCGGCAGACCCGCGTCGCGATGGTGTTTCAGCAATTCGGCCTGCTGCCCTGGCGGACCGTGCGCGAAAACGTCGGGCTGGGGCTGGAACTGAGCGGCATGGGCAAGGCGGAACGGCGCGACCGCGTCGATGCGCAGCTGAAACTGGTGAACCTGACCGACTGGGCCGAGCGCAAGGTGGGCGAGCTTTCGGGCGGCATGCAGCAGCGCGTGGGGCTGGCCCGCGCCTTTGCCACCGAAGCGCCGATCCTTCTGATGGACGAGCCCTTCTCGGCGCTCGATCCGCTCATTCGGGCGAAGCTGCAGGATGAACTTCTGGAGCTGCAATCGACGCTGAAACGCACCATCGTCTTCGTGTCCCACGATCTGGACGAGGCCTTCAAGCTTGGCAACCGCATCGCACTGATGGAAGGCGGGCGGCTGGTGCAGATGGGCACGGCGCGGGAAATCATCGCCAATCCGGTCGATGAGTACGTCGCCGAATTCGTCGCCCACATGAACCCGCTTGGCGTGCTGACGGCCGAGGACATGGCCGAACCGGGCGCGGCCGAGGGCACGCCGATTGCGCCCGAAACCCCGGTGATCAAGGTGATGGAGCTTTTGAAGACCGTCCCCGCCGTGGCGCTGACCGACGGGCGGCGGATCACCCGCGAAGGCGTGATCGCCCGGCTGATCGACCCGCGCGGCACCGCCGCCAAGGGGTAA
- a CDS encoding nitrous oxide reductase accessory protein NosL, whose product MKRRDFLAATASATALVPLAALPARAEMAMSPAEKPVSPMQWTDENGLTRFLKVDPDPVTDDLGKYPRCPYCGMMRAMFSASRHLIVYENDTVDGTCSIHCAAISLALNMDAGPKAIYAGDAGAEGETKPLADTAAMTYVIDPAKPGTMSAVSKLAFADRAKAEAAAAGSADASLADFDTALMAAYVEMAKDTAMIRKRRGEKRHDMGLKMPGSH is encoded by the coding sequence ATGAAACGTCGTGATTTTCTTGCCGCCACCGCCTCTGCCACCGCGCTTGTGCCGCTGGCCGCCCTGCCCGCCCGCGCCGAAATGGCGATGTCCCCCGCCGAAAAGCCGGTCAGCCCGATGCAATGGACCGATGAAAACGGGCTGACCCGGTTTCTCAAGGTCGATCCCGACCCGGTGACCGACGATCTGGGCAAATATCCGCGCTGCCCCTATTGCGGCATGATGCGGGCGATGTTCTCGGCCTCGCGCCATCTGATCGTTTATGAAAACGACACCGTGGACGGCACCTGTTCGATCCATTGCGCGGCGATTTCGCTGGCGCTCAACATGGACGCCGGGCCGAAGGCGATCTATGCGGGCGATGCCGGGGCCGAGGGCGAGACGAAGCCGCTCGCCGATACGGCCGCGATGACCTATGTGATCGATCCCGCGAAACCGGGCACGATGTCGGCGGTGTCGAAACTGGCCTTTGCCGACCGCGCCAAGGCCGAGGCCGCCGCCGCGGGCAGCGCCGATGCAAGCCTTGCCGATTTCGACACGGCGCTGATGGCCGCCTATGTCGAAATGGCCAAGGACACCGCGATGATCCGCAAGCGCCGGGGCGAGAAACGGCATGACATGGGCCTGAAGATGCCCGGCTCGCATTGA